In Deltaproteobacteria bacterium, the genomic stretch GGCGATCGCAGCGACGAAGGCTCGTCGGGCTCCTGACGCGCGGCGGGTGTCAGGCCCAGTGCAGCTCGGGCAGCGCGTCGACCGTGCGGTAGCGACGCTTGTCGTCGAGCTCGACGCGAGCGGCGGCAACCTCGGCATCGTGGGTGAAGAACACCCAGCCGTGCTCCACTCGGATCTGCTCGAGTAGCGCCTGCTTCTCGTCGATCAGCAGCTCGGGGTAGCGGTCGTAGCCCGTCGTGATCGGTAGGTGCACCCACGGCGCGCCGGGCACGAGATCGCCCATGAACGTAATCGGGCCGTGCGGGGTTGCGACGCGCGTCAGCAACAGGCCCGGGGTGTGGCCGTGCGAGATGCTGAAGCTGTAGTCGTCGCCGAGCACCCGTGAGCGCTCGCCTTCGACGATCTCGAGCCGGCCGGTGGCCTCGAGCAGCGGCTGCAGCTCGGGGATGAACGACGCACGATCGCGGGCGTGCGGCGCGTTGGCGCGGGCCCACGCCTCGCGGCCGACGACGACCTGTGCGCGGTCGAACACCAGCTCGGGCTGGCCACCGTCGCGCCACGGTGCCAGCAGGCCGCCGGCATGGTCGAAGTGCAGGTGCGACAGCACGATGACATCGACATCGGAGGGCGAGAGGCCGAGCGTGGCCAGTGAGTCGAGCAGCACGTGGCGATCTTCGACCACGCCGAATCGTTCGCGCAGCGCGGGCTCGAAGAACGCGCCGATGCCGGTCTCGAGCAGGACGTTGCGGCCGTCCTCGCGCACCAGCATCGCGCGACAGGCCAGCGCGATGCGGTTGCGCTCGTCGGCCGGGCACCACCTCGACCACACCGCCTTGGGTGCGTTGCCGAACATGGCGCCCCCGTCGAGCTTTTGCGTGTTGCCTTGGACGCTGTCGACTCGCATGCGGCGACAGGGATAGCACCTTCGTCGCCGGCGGTCGAAGTCGCCCCGGTCACGGCACCGATTCGGAGGACGAGTCGAGCGCGCTCAGGGCAGGTCGGCACCCGCGGCATCGGCGGTGCCCTCGACGTTCGGCCGCGCGTCGCCGTGGAAATCGACCGACGGATCGCCGGCGAGCCATACCGCGGCGGTGAGTACATCGGCGGGTGCCGACGCCGTGAGTGACAGATCGCCGCCGCCGTAGTTCGCGAACCACGTGGTGTCGAAGGCTGGCAGCTCGACGTTCGCGGTGCCATCGAGCGTCTCGGGGGCCGCCGAGGTCTCGAAGGTCGCACCATCGCAGTTCACCGCTGGGCTCGACTGGCTGCGGACCAAGAACGAGTTGCGCACGTTGGTCGTGAAGGCGCCCTCGCAGTAGAGCGCGTTGGCGTTCATCGCTCCGAGCGTCGAGTACACCACGTCGAGCGTGCTGTCGGACACGACGACGCCGGCGGTGGTGAAGCCGCTCATGACGAACGAGCTGCGGATCTGCCCGGTCGCGCCACCGACAAACGCCACCGCGCCGTGGTCGTTGGTGAAGAACTGCATGCGATCGAGGTAGAGCGCGGCGCCATCGGCCTGTAGCGCCTCGAGGCCGCTGTTCAGGTTGAGGGTGACGCGCAGCGACTGGAGGTACGCCTCGGCGCCGTTGTCGACCACCAGGTGCGCGGTGCCTTGGTTGTCGACCCACGTGACTTGGGCGTCGTCGTCGGCCGCGAGGATGGCGACCTGGCGATCGCCGGTGACGAGGATGCTGGGCTCGCTGTACGAGCCGGCGTCGACGAGCAGCACCGCCTCCTCGCCGTCCATCACGGACGCCACCGCCGACGCGATCGTCGTGAAGGTCTGGGTCGGTCCCACGTGGATCACGCTGGTGGGCGCGAAGCAGGCCCCGGTGTAGATGTGGCACGCGGCGCCTGGGCACTGCTCGTGGAAGGTGCAGCCCACGCACGAGCCGATGTCGGCATCGCACAGCGGCACCGTGCCCTCGCAGGCGTTGGTGTTGGTGGCCGAGCACTCGACGCAGTGCCCGCTGTCATCGCACGCGGGCACGTTGGCGTTCTTCTCCTCGCATTGTTGGTCGCTCGAGCAGCCGACGCAGCTCCCGTCGACACAGACGGGGCTGTCGGGGTCGTTGCAATCGATCGACGAGTCGCACTCGGCCTGCGAGGTGGTGCTCGATGACGCGTCGGTCGAGTCGGTCTCGCCCGTCGTCGTCATCGTGGTGGTCACGGTCGGATCGGTGGTCGAGCTGTCGGCCTGCGACGTGGTGCTCGCGGAGGTCGAAACCGTGGTCGTGTTCGCACCAGTCGAACCACCGCTGCTGCTCGAGCCCTCGGTGTCCTGCACGACGTCTTCGGCGACCGGGCAGCCGGCAAGACAGACCAAGATCGCGACCGAGGCGGGCGACGAAACGTTCATGCGCATCTACAGGCTCCTGCGGGTAGGCCACGGAGTGTAGCCCACCCGCAGTGCGGGCGCGCGGTCGACCCGCGCACGCCAACTTTTCTTGCGTCACTTCGTCGCCAGGCTGCGTCGTGGGGGGCTGCATGCGATCGTCCATTTGGACCACTCACCGCGCCCCCTCCCACTGGCTCCGCCTCGTGCCCGTCGTGGTCGCGGCCCTGTCCGTCGTCGCGTGCACCACCGACGACGGCAACGACGACGGTGGCGACAGCGGTGGCGACGCATCGGGTCAGAGTTCCGTCACGCTCGGCAGCGCCAGCCAGGGCCCCACCGGCGACGGCTCGGCGAGCCAGGGCTCTGCGAGCGACGGCTCGGCGAGCCAGGGCTCTGCGAGCGACGGCTCGGCGAGCCAAGGCTCCGCGAGTGATGCGTCGGCCGGTGAAGCCTCCGCGGGCGATGGTTCCGCGAGCCAGGGCTCCGCGAGCGACGCGTCCGCAAGCGCCGGCGACTCCGCCGGCACCTCGGTGGTCGACGCCTGCGATCACGCTGTCACGGGCAGCGACGACGTGCAGGCCTGCATCGACGCCGCGAATGCAGCCCTCGGCGACGCCGTCGCCCTCGTCGACCACTGCTACGACGCCGTGACGGGCGACGAAGACGTGCTGGCGTGCATCGCAGCGGCCGCGCCCGCGGCGTGGGACGCCAACGAGCTGCCGAGCGAGTGCTACGACGCGGTGACGGGCGACGAAGACGTGCTCGCGTGCATCGTCAGCGCCGCGCGACCCAGCTGGACCGCCGTCGCACTCCCGAGCGCCTGCTACGACGCGGTGACGGGCGACGAAGACGTGCTGGCGTGCATCGACGCGGCGTCCTACGCGATCGCCGACGGCGTCGGGCTCGTGCTCGACTGCGACGACGCGTTCCTCTCGGACGAGGACGTGCTCAACTGCGTCGCGAGCGGGTGACGGCCGCGGGTCCACGCGGGGAGGGGGTGGCCTTGCCCCGACTTCGTGACACGCTCGGCGATGCGCTTGTGCATTGCCGGGCGAGAACGCGGTTATCACATGCCTGGCCCCACGAAGGCGGTCACCCGCACGGCGAGGTAGCTTCCATAGAGCAGAAACCACAAGTGCGCCGGGGAGAAAAACGCTCGCAACGCCGCTTTGCCCCGCCACCCTAGTTCGCGATAGTCCTCGGCCTGCAGGATCGCCGCGACGGCGCGGCTGGAACTGCGCGGCGGAATCAGAAGGCGGACGCGGCCGCTTCCGAGCTCGCCGTGGCGCATCGGGTCACCGGCCGTTGGCATCGCCTCGAACGTACCGACGACCGCCAACGGGTCGCCAGGCGCGATACTCACCTCCTCGAACGCAGCGCGATCGCGCAACCGCGACACGCCACCGCCCTTCGCGCCCTCCGCCTTGTGGTGAAACGCCTCGAAGTCACCTGCCTGCCGATGCAGGCCGTTGACAATGAGTCCCCGCTCAGGAAGCTCCACGGTGACCGCATCTCCGGACGCCAGGCGGACGAGGAGCGCATCACACCAATCTGCGGTCGCGCGATGCCGCAGGAATCCGTTGGCATCCGGGTTCCGGTAGTCGAGTTGCCACGCGACGCAAGCTCGGCCACTGATCGGGGAGACGAGCGTCGACGACCCACCAACGAGTTCACACGTCACCGCACCGAAGCCGTCGGGCACGGTCGGGCCGGGCGTTGGCACCTTGCCGAGAGGGCGCGAGAGACGAACCCAGAGGTACCCGAGCCCCGCGAAGCTGACAACGCCCACGAGGACGAGTTCGACCACGAGCCAGATGATTGCGGGGGTTTCAGGGGACATGGAGGGACCTCGAGCTGAGACGTATTGAGGGAACCAACCGAGTACGACGCGCATCGCCTATGTCACCGAAGGTCGTCGAGGCCCGCGCAGTGCGGTCGGCAGTCCCGCGCGCACGACCTCCGACTCATACACGCCGAAGAGGGTGGCAATCTCAGACGCGACGAGACCCAACATGCTTGCCGCGTGGTACGTGGGGGGTTCTTCGTCGCCCCATGCCATCTTGGTGCCGACCCGTTGGTCGTTCGTCCACAAACCAGCCACCGGCACAAGCTCTACATTGAGAACGCGCGGCGGAAGACGCTTCAACGCGGCACGCAAGTCGGCCTCACGAAGCAAGAATGGGCTATCAATCTCGAAAAGGATCTCGAGCGGTTTCGAGACAAGCGCCGCGACACCGACGGTTGCGGGCACAGGCGCCTCAGCGAGGGACCAGATCATGGCCGCAAGCCCGAGCAGCGTCCCTGCAAAGCCCAGCCACCCTGCAGCGATGCGCAAGGACGTCGCTAG encodes the following:
- a CDS encoding MBL fold metallo-hydrolase, yielding MRVDSVQGNTQKLDGGAMFGNAPKAVWSRWCPADERNRIALACRAMLVREDGRNVLLETGIGAFFEPALRERFGVVEDRHVLLDSLATLGLSPSDVDVIVLSHLHFDHAGGLLAPWRDGGQPELVFDRAQVVVGREAWARANAPHARDRASFIPELQPLLEATGRLEIVEGERSRVLGDDYSFSISHGHTPGLLLTRVATPHGPITFMGDLVPGAPWVHLPITTGYDRYPELLIDEKQALLEQIRVEHGWVFFTHDAEVAAARVELDDKRRYRTVDALPELHWA